Proteins from a single region of Kineosporiaceae bacterium:
- the paaK gene encoding phenylacetate-CoA oxygenase/reductase subunit PaaK yields MADTTASAAAQPTPTGTPRRHSVFHSLRVASIERLTDDAISITFDVPADLREAFRFRPGQHLSVRAEAVGDDIRRNYSICSAPSTGTLRIGVKRLPGGAFSGYATRKLLPGDVLDVMTPTGSFVVDPDPARRRHYGALAAGSGITPILSILTSALEVEPESAATLIYLNKSTLNIMFLEELEDLKNRFPDRFNLIHVLDEEQTDVDLLSGRLDEDRLRRIMTHLVLVEEIDAWYLCGPLPLTDLTRQVLLDSGVPEEAVHRELFHVGPPVDRAAIAASGPGGMGGATEADASTGSQVTVILDGRSQSFLLPTEGASVLDATLRYRRDAPYACKNAVCGTCRAKVVQGQVRMDSNFALEPNEVAAGFVLTCQAHPVTDQVTIDFDQ; encoded by the coding sequence ATGGCTGACACCACTGCATCCGCTGCGGCGCAACCGACCCCGACCGGCACGCCGCGCCGGCACTCCGTCTTCCACTCCTTGCGGGTGGCCTCCATCGAGCGACTCACCGACGACGCCATATCGATCACCTTCGACGTCCCGGCCGACCTGCGCGAGGCGTTCCGCTTCCGTCCCGGGCAGCACCTGTCGGTGCGCGCCGAGGCGGTGGGTGACGACATCCGGCGCAACTACTCGATCTGCTCGGCGCCGAGCACTGGAACCCTGCGCATCGGCGTGAAACGCCTTCCCGGCGGGGCGTTCTCGGGGTACGCGACCCGCAAGCTGCTACCCGGCGATGTGCTGGACGTGATGACCCCCACCGGCAGCTTCGTGGTCGACCCCGACCCGGCCCGCCGGCGTCACTACGGGGCACTGGCCGCCGGTTCGGGGATCACCCCGATCCTGTCCATCCTGACCAGCGCGCTCGAGGTGGAGCCCGAGAGCGCCGCCACCCTGATCTACCTGAACAAGAGCACGCTCAACATCATGTTCCTGGAGGAGCTCGAGGACCTGAAGAACCGGTTCCCGGACCGGTTCAACCTGATCCACGTGCTCGACGAGGAGCAGACCGACGTCGACCTGTTGTCCGGCCGGCTCGACGAGGACCGGCTGCGCCGGATCATGACCCACCTCGTGCTCGTCGAGGAGATCGACGCCTGGTACCTGTGCGGGCCGTTGCCCCTGACCGACCTGACCCGCCAGGTGCTGCTGGACTCCGGCGTCCCCGAGGAGGCCGTGCACCGCGAGCTGTTCCACGTCGGCCCACCGGTCGACCGCGCGGCGATCGCGGCGTCCGGGCCGGGCGGAATGGGCGGCGCGACGGAGGCGGACGCGTCCACGGGGTCGCAGGTCACCGTGATCCTGGACGGGCGTTCGCAGAGCTTCCTGCTGCCCACCGAGGGCGCCTCGGTGCTGGACGCCACCCTGCGCTACCGGCGGGATGCCCCGTACGCGTGCAAGAACGCGGTGTGCGGCACCTGCCGCGCCAAGGTCGTCCAGGGCCAGGTGCGGATGGACTCCAACTTCGCCCTGGAGCCCAACGAGGTGGCCGCAGGGTTCGTGCTCACCTGCCAGGCCCACCCGGTCACCGACCAGGTGACCATCGATTTCGACCAGTGA
- a CDS encoding 2Fe-2S iron-sulfur cluster binding domain-containing protein: protein MAQIRLYPSSHLVPCERGDTVLEALERAGYALPNNCRAGACGECRVRVRSGEFDQGFVLDMALSAEDRAAGYGLMCMAKLTGDELEIDWGTPDARPTLFPARDDWPFVLVDSLPRTPRITELVLRPLAEELRFWPGQYIRIGDPAAGVPLRSYSLATAPHPDGELRLHVTRLDGGFTSRWLHGLTPGAAVRVSGPHGTFVGDPSVCSPVLCLAAGSGLAPIRSLSEAALRRGFPYEVTVVFSARREEDLYDRGLLRYWEQRHPNFHYVPTLTRQRVPGMCHGRIPDILGSLVRSLRDHSVFVAGRQDFVDACVSAVSALGAPGNLLHTEGFHEQ, encoded by the coding sequence ATGGCACAGATCAGGCTGTACCCCTCGTCGCACCTGGTTCCCTGCGAACGGGGCGACACGGTACTCGAAGCGCTCGAGCGAGCCGGTTACGCGCTGCCCAACAACTGCCGGGCCGGAGCCTGCGGCGAGTGCCGGGTTCGGGTGCGCTCGGGTGAGTTCGACCAGGGCTTCGTGCTCGACATGGCGCTGTCGGCCGAGGATCGCGCCGCCGGCTACGGGCTGATGTGTATGGCCAAGCTCACCGGCGATGAGCTGGAGATCGACTGGGGCACCCCCGACGCGCGGCCCACGCTGTTCCCGGCTCGTGACGACTGGCCGTTCGTGCTGGTCGACTCGCTGCCCCGCACCCCGCGGATCACCGAGCTGGTGTTGCGCCCGCTCGCCGAGGAGCTGCGGTTCTGGCCGGGGCAGTACATCAGAATCGGCGATCCGGCAGCCGGCGTCCCGTTGCGCTCGTACTCGCTGGCCACGGCACCTCACCCGGACGGCGAACTGCGGTTGCACGTCACCCGGCTGGACGGCGGGTTCACCAGCCGCTGGCTCCACGGTCTGACGCCCGGTGCCGCGGTACGGGTGTCGGGCCCGCACGGCACATTCGTCGGCGATCCCTCCGTGTGCAGCCCGGTGCTGTGCCTGGCCGCCGGCTCGGGGCTGGCGCCCATCAGATCACTGAGCGAGGCCGCGCTGCGCCGGGGGTTCCCGTACGAGGTGACCGTGGTGTTCTCGGCCCGGCGTGAAGAGGACCTGTACGACCGCGGCCTGCTGCGGTACTGGGAGCAGCGCCACCCCAACTTCCACTACGTCCCCACCCTGACCAGGCAGCGGGTCCCCGGCATGTGCCATGGCAGGATTCCCGACATCCTGGGCTCCCTGGTGCGCTCGTTGCGCGATCACAGCGTCTTCGTGGCGGGCAGGCAGGACTTCGTCGACGCCTGCGTCTCGGCGGTGTCGGCGCTCGGTGCGCCCGGGAACCTGTTGCACACCGAGGGGTTCCACGAGCAGTGA
- a CDS encoding 3-hydroxyacyl-CoA dehydrogenase, translating into MSHGLEPSAGIGVVGVGTMGSGIAQIAALAGHQVIMVDAVAGRADEAVGRLRAQLAALVAKGRLDAATAEATGDRLGSGDDLGALAPAALVIEAAAETLDVKTALFTALEAIVDEDCILATNTSSLSVSAIAAALRRRQRLVGMHFFNPAPVMRLVEVVSGLDTDPAVAERVAATARAWGKSPIHVASTPGFVVNRVARPFYGEALRAVEERAADPATIDAVIRECGGFRMGPLELTDLIGQDINHAANRSVWEAFGHDPRYTPSLAQRALVDAGRLGRKSGRGFYCYDGAERPAPATADPTPAPAEVSVQGEWRVWSPLWDRIAAGGVTVHRTPATERAAGSAAGPALARTAGITLVPTTGRTATELARELGGPVAVIDLVREAATSPRWAIAVDDGCPPAARAAAVGLLQAGGAAVSVVADVPGLVLARTVAMLVNEAADVAGRGVARAMDVDRAMEWGANYPQGPLTWGDEVGAAWVVALLDTLGAYHGDGRYRPCPTMRRAALGARSLRDL; encoded by the coding sequence ATGTCCCACGGGCTGGAGCCGAGCGCCGGGATCGGGGTCGTGGGGGTCGGCACGATGGGGTCCGGCATCGCGCAGATCGCTGCCCTGGCGGGCCATCAGGTGATCATGGTCGACGCCGTTGCGGGGCGAGCCGACGAAGCCGTCGGGCGACTCCGAGCGCAGCTGGCCGCCCTGGTCGCCAAGGGCCGGCTCGACGCCGCTACCGCCGAGGCGACCGGCGACCGGCTGGGCTCGGGCGACGACCTCGGCGCCTTGGCACCGGCGGCGCTGGTGATCGAGGCCGCCGCCGAGACCCTCGACGTCAAGACCGCGCTGTTCACCGCGCTCGAGGCGATCGTCGATGAGGACTGCATCCTCGCCACCAACACCTCCTCGCTGTCCGTCTCGGCGATCGCCGCTGCGCTACGCCGGCGGCAGCGCCTGGTCGGCATGCACTTCTTCAACCCGGCGCCGGTGATGCGGCTGGTCGAGGTGGTCTCGGGGCTCGACACCGATCCGGCGGTGGCCGAGCGGGTCGCGGCCACCGCGCGCGCCTGGGGCAAGAGCCCGATCCACGTGGCCTCCACGCCGGGGTTCGTGGTCAACCGGGTGGCCCGGCCCTTCTACGGTGAGGCGCTGCGGGCGGTCGAGGAACGCGCCGCCGACCCGGCGACCATCGACGCGGTGATCCGCGAGTGCGGCGGCTTCCGCATGGGCCCGCTGGAACTGACCGACCTGATCGGCCAGGACATCAACCACGCCGCCAACCGCAGCGTCTGGGAGGCCTTCGGCCACGATCCGCGCTACACCCCGTCGCTGGCCCAGCGCGCCCTGGTGGACGCCGGACGGCTGGGTCGCAAGAGCGGGCGCGGCTTCTACTGCTATGACGGCGCCGAGCGGCCGGCCCCGGCAACGGCCGATCCGACACCGGCGCCGGCCGAGGTGAGCGTGCAGGGCGAATGGAGGGTCTGGTCACCGCTGTGGGACCGGATCGCGGCCGGGGGCGTCACCGTGCACCGCACCCCCGCGACCGAGCGAGCAGCCGGATCGGCGGCCGGGCCGGCACTGGCCCGGACGGCAGGCATCACCCTGGTGCCCACGACCGGTCGCACGGCCACCGAGCTGGCCCGCGAACTCGGCGGACCGGTGGCGGTGATCGACCTGGTACGCGAGGCGGCGACCAGCCCGCGGTGGGCCATTGCCGTCGACGACGGTTGCCCACCGGCGGCGCGCGCAGCGGCGGTCGGGCTGCTGCAGGCCGGCGGCGCCGCAGTGAGCGTGGTGGCCGACGTCCCGGGACTGGTGCTGGCGCGCACGGTTGCCATGCTGGTCAACGAGGCGGCGGACGTCGCCGGGCGGGGCGTGGCGCGGGCGATGGACGTCGACCGCGCCATGGAATGGGGCGCGAACTACCCGCAGGGGCCACTGACCTGGGGGGACGAGGTCGGGGCCGCCTGGGTGGTGGCACTGCTGGACACCCTGGGCGCCTACCACGGCGACGGCCGGTACCGGCCGTGCCCCACCATGCGCCGAGCGGCCCTGGGCGCTCGATCCCTGCGCGACCTCTGA
- the paaJ gene encoding phenylacetate-CoA oxygenase subunit PaaJ, with amino-acid sequence MSAEVRAVTADTATLLAAARDVPDPEIPVITLGDLGVIRDLRVDDAGTVHVEVTPTYVGCPATAVIAQDVATAVRAAGASRVEVHTVLAPAWTTDWISEEGRTKLREYGIAPPGPVVPPASTRPTREGAVPLPVLVRCPRCGSANTREVTRFGSTPCKALMTCQSCAEPFDSFKAI; translated from the coding sequence GTGAGCGCGGAGGTGAGAGCCGTGACTGCCGACACCGCAACCCTTCTCGCGGCGGCACGCGACGTGCCCGACCCGGAGATCCCGGTGATCACCCTGGGCGACCTGGGCGTGATCCGCGATCTGCGGGTGGACGATGCGGGCACGGTCCACGTCGAGGTGACCCCCACCTACGTGGGCTGCCCCGCCACCGCGGTGATCGCCCAGGACGTCGCGACCGCGGTACGCGCGGCCGGGGCGTCTCGCGTCGAGGTGCACACGGTGCTCGCCCCCGCCTGGACCACCGACTGGATCAGCGAGGAAGGCCGGACCAAGCTGCGCGAGTACGGCATCGCGCCGCCCGGCCCCGTCGTTCCCCCGGCCTCGACCCGGCCCACCCGGGAGGGCGCGGTGCCGCTGCCTGTGCTGGTCCGCTGCCCGCGCTGCGGTTCCGCCAACACCCGCGAGGTGACGCGATTCGGCTCCACCCCGTGCAAGGCCCTGATGACCTGCCAGTCCTGTGCCGAACCCTTCGACTCCTTCAAGGCGATCTGA
- the paaB gene encoding 1,2-phenylacetyl-CoA epoxidase subunit B: MTQTSHNPTPTNGSGRRGWPLWEVFIRARRGLAHQHVGSLHAPDAALALQNARDTYTRRGEGVSIWVVPSTAIVASSPEEKDPFFDPALDKAYRHPTFYDIPEGVEHL, from the coding sequence ATGACCCAGACCTCGCACAACCCCACACCGACGAACGGTTCCGGTCGTCGTGGCTGGCCGCTGTGGGAGGTGTTCATCCGCGCCCGCCGCGGCCTGGCCCACCAACACGTCGGCAGCCTGCACGCCCCGGACGCCGCATTGGCACTGCAGAACGCCCGAGACACCTATACCCGCCGCGGCGAGGGGGTCTCGATCTGGGTGGTGCCGTCGACCGCAATCGTGGCCAGCAGTCCGGAGGAGAAGGACCCGTTCTTCGACCCGGCGCTCGACAAGGCCTACCGGCACCCGACGTTCTACGACATCCCGGAGGGGGTCGAGCACCTGTGA
- the paaA gene encoding 1,2-phenylacetyl-CoA epoxidase subunit A, whose amino-acid sequence MYGNYDTEIAPAPDDGATDRQAQFDQLIADDQRIEPRDWMPEGYRKTLIRQVAQHAHSEIIGMQPEGNWITRAPSLRRKAILIAKVQDEGGHGLYLYSACETLGVDRDDLLDQLHAGRQRYSSIFNYPALTWADVGAIGWLVDGAAIMNQVPLCRCSYGPYARAMIRICKEESFHQRQGFEILYTLAQGTPAQKEMAQDAVNRFWAPALMMFGPPDASSPHSVQSMAWGIKRFSNDELRQRFVDMSVPQAEVLGLTLPDPDLRWNAERGHYDFGELDWDEFSRVIGGDGPCNVQRMTRRIRAHEEGAWVREAAQAYAAKQAARTQEVAAS is encoded by the coding sequence GTGTACGGCAACTACGACACCGAGATCGCCCCCGCCCCCGACGACGGCGCGACAGATCGCCAGGCGCAGTTCGACCAGTTGATCGCCGACGATCAGCGCATCGAGCCCCGCGACTGGATGCCCGAGGGCTACCGCAAGACGCTGATCCGCCAAGTGGCCCAGCATGCCCACTCGGAGATCATCGGCATGCAGCCGGAGGGCAACTGGATCACCCGGGCGCCGAGCCTGCGACGCAAGGCGATCCTGATCGCCAAGGTGCAGGACGAGGGCGGCCACGGGCTGTACCTGTACTCGGCCTGCGAGACCCTGGGCGTCGACCGGGACGACCTGCTCGACCAGCTACACGCCGGTCGGCAGCGGTACTCCAGCATCTTCAATTACCCGGCCCTCACCTGGGCCGACGTCGGCGCGATCGGCTGGCTGGTCGACGGCGCCGCGATCATGAACCAGGTGCCGTTGTGCCGGTGTTCCTACGGCCCCTACGCCCGGGCGATGATCCGGATCTGCAAGGAGGAGTCCTTCCACCAGCGGCAGGGCTTCGAGATCCTCTACACCCTGGCTCAGGGCACCCCGGCCCAGAAGGAGATGGCCCAGGACGCGGTGAACCGGTTCTGGGCGCCGGCCCTGATGATGTTCGGCCCGCCGGACGCCTCCTCGCCGCACTCGGTGCAGTCGATGGCCTGGGGCATCAAACGGTTCAGCAACGACGAACTGCGCCAACGGTTCGTCGATATGAGCGTGCCTCAGGCCGAGGTGCTGGGCCTGACCCTGCCCGATCCCGACCTGCGGTGGAACGCCGAGCGTGGCCACTACGACTTCGGCGAGCTCGACTGGGACGAGTTCAGCCGTGTGATCGGCGGCGACGGCCCCTGCAACGTCCAGCGCATGACCCGCCGGATCCGCGCCCACGAGGAGGGCGCCTGGGTCCGGGAGGCGGCTCAGGCCTACGCCGCCAAGCAGGCAGCCCGCACCCAGGAGGTGGCAGCGTCATGA
- a CDS encoding wax ester/triacylglycerol synthase family O-acyltransferase, with protein sequence MGVRQLSGLDAEFLAMESDAVCGHFGTVTLLEGARALDLSRLRAHIDSRLHRVPVLRQRLMGVVFGLDQPYWVDDADFDVARHVHEMSVPAPGGTRELADRIAELHAEHLDRALPLWQVYLFGDLADGRAAVYFKIHHAVMDGVGGSALIAAVFEDTEPDLSADSTDAAALPASLADQPVESGAELGADPDAPQWRPEPVPSHLDLISRSAWSITRTGLRSMRLGVQMMTRAPAVAQAVVRRLPATGSSDVATDAGVLPVRAPRTPFNAEITPARACVLSEFPLAEVDRIRRGGAAGGATVNDIVMALCAGALRRWLIEHEALPAVPLLAAVPVSERTAAQSDSFGNRLALVRSPLPTQLADPLARLLAVREGMTTALQRHDNLTRGLVSDAAEYAPPVVAEAGWWLSSRVMRHVNAFNVMVANVRGPAGPLSLAGARVVGHHPVSVLVHGQGLNISVFGFADRLCWGLLADPHLVADLHHLADLLREELTVLRQATTT encoded by the coding sequence ATGGGCGTGCGACAGCTCAGCGGGCTGGACGCGGAGTTCCTGGCGATGGAGTCGGACGCCGTGTGCGGGCATTTCGGCACCGTCACCCTGCTCGAGGGTGCCCGGGCGCTGGACCTGAGCCGGCTGCGGGCACACATCGACTCTCGACTGCACCGGGTGCCGGTGTTGCGGCAGCGGCTGATGGGCGTGGTGTTCGGCCTGGACCAGCCCTACTGGGTGGACGATGCCGATTTCGACGTCGCGCGCCACGTGCACGAGATGTCGGTGCCGGCGCCCGGTGGAACCCGGGAGCTGGCCGACCGGATCGCCGAGTTGCATGCCGAGCACCTCGACCGGGCGCTACCCCTGTGGCAGGTGTATCTGTTCGGCGACCTCGCCGACGGGCGGGCCGCGGTCTACTTCAAGATCCACCATGCGGTGATGGACGGCGTCGGGGGCAGCGCGTTGATCGCGGCGGTGTTCGAGGACACCGAGCCGGACCTGTCGGCCGATTCCACGGACGCCGCCGCGCTCCCTGCCAGCCTCGCCGACCAGCCCGTCGAGTCGGGCGCCGAACTCGGCGCCGACCCGGATGCACCGCAGTGGCGGCCGGAGCCGGTGCCGAGCCACCTCGACCTGATCAGCCGCAGCGCCTGGTCGATCACCCGCACCGGCCTGCGCAGCATGCGGCTCGGCGTCCAGATGATGACGCGGGCGCCCGCGGTGGCTCAGGCGGTGGTCCGTCGCCTGCCCGCCACAGGGTCCTCCGACGTCGCAACCGACGCCGGGGTACTGCCGGTACGTGCACCCCGGACGCCGTTCAATGCCGAGATCACTCCGGCGCGGGCCTGCGTGCTGAGCGAGTTCCCGCTGGCCGAGGTCGACCGGATCCGTCGCGGGGGGGCAGCCGGGGGAGCGACGGTCAACGACATCGTGATGGCGTTGTGCGCCGGTGCCCTGCGCCGATGGCTGATCGAGCACGAGGCGCTGCCGGCCGTCCCGCTGCTCGCGGCCGTTCCGGTCTCGGAGCGCACCGCTGCGCAGAGCGACTCCTTCGGTAACCGCCTGGCGTTGGTGCGCAGCCCGCTGCCGACCCAGCTCGCCGACCCGCTCGCTCGGCTGCTCGCCGTCCGAGAGGGCATGACGACGGCGCTGCAGCGTCACGACAACCTGACCCGCGGGCTGGTGTCGGACGCCGCGGAGTACGCACCGCCGGTGGTGGCGGAGGCAGGGTGGTGGCTCTCGTCGCGGGTGATGCGACACGTGAACGCGTTCAACGTCATGGTGGCCAACGTGCGGGGCCCGGCGGGCCCGCTGTCGTTGGCCGGTGCCCGTGTCGTCGGGCATCACCCGGTGTCGGTCCTGGTGCACGGCCAGGGCTTGAACATCAGCGTCTTCGGATTCGCGGATCGGTTGTGCTGGGGGTTGCTGGCCGACCCGCATCTGGTTGCGGACCTGCACCATCTTGCCGACCTGTTGCGCGAGGAGTTGACGGTGTTGCGGCAGGCCACCACCACATGA
- the pcaF gene encoding 3-oxoadipyl-CoA thiolase codes for MVEAYLVDGTRTPIGRYGGALAPVRPDDLAAHVLGALVQRLPGVDWDALDDVLLGCANQAGEDNRNVARMAGLLAGLPIQAPGGTLNRLCGSGLDAVGLAARSIRAGDADLVIAGGVESMSRAPFVVPKATTAFSRSTEIHDTTIGWRFVNPRMRVLHGTDSMPQTAENVARDLGISRADQDAFALRSQTRAAAAIADGRLAREITPVPIPQRSGDPVLVEVDEHPRKTTADSLASLRPLFPDGTVTAGNSSGVNDGAAALLIASARAVELYGLKPLARVTSMAAVGVPPRIMGIGPEPATRKLLRRNGLDLAEIDVIELNEAFASQSLAVLRGLGLGDDPDHVNPHGGAIALGHPLGMSGARLALSAAIELADRGARRAVATMCIGVGQGIALLLEHA; via the coding sequence ATGGTCGAGGCCTATCTGGTCGATGGCACCCGAACCCCGATCGGACGCTACGGGGGTGCGCTGGCCCCGGTGCGGCCGGACGACCTGGCCGCCCACGTGCTCGGCGCCCTGGTACAGCGGCTGCCGGGTGTGGACTGGGACGCGCTGGACGACGTCCTGCTCGGGTGCGCCAACCAGGCCGGCGAGGACAACCGCAACGTCGCGCGGATGGCGGGCCTGCTCGCCGGGCTGCCGATCCAGGCGCCGGGGGGCACGCTCAACCGGCTCTGCGGATCGGGCCTGGACGCCGTCGGGCTGGCGGCCCGCTCGATCCGCGCCGGCGACGCCGATCTGGTGATCGCCGGTGGCGTGGAGAGCATGAGCCGGGCACCGTTCGTGGTCCCCAAGGCGACCACGGCATTCAGCCGGTCCACCGAGATCCACGACACCACGATCGGTTGGCGCTTCGTCAACCCGCGGATGCGGGTGCTGCACGGCACCGACTCGATGCCACAGACCGCCGAGAACGTGGCCCGGGACCTGGGGATCAGTCGCGCCGACCAGGACGCCTTCGCGCTGCGCTCGCAGACCCGCGCCGCGGCGGCCATCGCCGACGGCCGGCTCGCCCGAGAGATCACGCCGGTGCCGATCCCGCAGCGTTCCGGCGACCCGGTGCTGGTCGAGGTCGACGAGCACCCCCGCAAGACCACCGCGGACTCGCTGGCCTCGCTGCGACCGCTGTTCCCGGACGGCACGGTGACCGCGGGCAACTCGTCCGGGGTCAACGACGGTGCCGCCGCCCTGCTGATCGCCTCGGCCCGCGCGGTGGAGCTGTACGGGCTGAAGCCGCTGGCGCGAGTCACCTCGATGGCCGCGGTCGGCGTCCCGCCTCGCATCATGGGCATCGGACCGGAGCCGGCCACCCGCAAGCTGTTGCGGCGCAACGGGCTCGACCTCGCCGAGATCGATGTGATCGAACTCAACGAGGCGTTCGCATCCCAGTCACTGGCGGTGTTGCGCGGGCTGGGCCTGGGCGATGACCCCGACCACGTCAATCCGCACGGCGGAGCGATCGCACTCGGGCACCCGCTCGGCATGAGCGGCGCCCGGCTGGCGCTGTCCGCAGCGATCGAGCTGGCCGATCGGGGCGCCCGGCGCGCGGTGGCGACCATGTGCATCGGCGTGGGACAGGGCATCGCGCTGCTCCTGGAGCACGCGTGA
- a CDS encoding DUF485 domain-containing protein translates to MPTLDDANRATTNRYADMVQARHKLVIPMAIATLAFFFLQQVLTNFTSVLDGLAFSGMTWAYIYAFAQFFFVVILTTIYRRRMQQLEEQFPIAGAAAAGTHYDDWTTMETHESAAEGDGDEQFQHVQGSRLDEEDPR, encoded by the coding sequence ATGCCCACTCTCGATGATGCGAACAGGGCGACGACCAATCGGTACGCCGACATGGTCCAGGCCCGTCACAAACTGGTGATCCCGATGGCGATCGCCACCCTGGCCTTCTTCTTCCTGCAGCAGGTGCTCACCAACTTCACCTCCGTGCTGGACGGGCTGGCCTTCAGCGGCATGACCTGGGCCTACATCTACGCCTTCGCCCAGTTCTTCTTCGTGGTCATCCTGACGACCATCTACCGCCGCCGGATGCAGCAGCTCGAGGAGCAGTTCCCGATCGCGGGCGCCGCGGCCGCCGGAACCCACTACGACGACTGGACCACGATGGAGACGCACGAGTCGGCTGCCGAGGGCGACGGCGACGAGCAATTCCAGCACGTGCAGGGCTCTCGGCTGGACGAGGAGGACCCCCGATGA
- the paaC gene encoding phenylacetate-CoA oxygenase subunit PaaC: MTPPPVTSALAIGALPATARYALALGDDALILGQRLGEWIADAPQLEEDLALANISLDLIGQARILLSYAGELEGAGHTEDDLAYWRDDNQFRNVHLVEQPNGDFAVTMARQLVFASYQYELYRALQDSGDEALAALAAKAFKEVSYHREHARTWVVRLGDGTQESHRRMQAGLEAVWPGVPELFEPDEVTLALPSVAVDPATLEPDWGRFVDDVLAQATLTRPTPRWRSRGGRSGLHTEHLGHLLAPMQHLHRSHPGASW; this comes from the coding sequence GTGACGCCACCCCCCGTGACCAGTGCCCTGGCCATCGGGGCGCTGCCGGCCACCGCACGCTATGCACTGGCCCTGGGCGACGACGCGTTGATCCTGGGCCAGCGGCTGGGTGAGTGGATCGCCGATGCGCCCCAGCTCGAGGAGGATCTCGCGCTGGCGAACATCTCCCTCGACCTCATCGGCCAGGCACGCATCCTGCTCAGCTACGCCGGCGAGCTCGAGGGCGCCGGCCACACCGAGGACGACCTCGCCTACTGGCGCGACGACAACCAGTTCCGCAACGTGCACCTGGTCGAGCAGCCCAACGGCGACTTCGCGGTGACCATGGCGCGTCAGCTGGTGTTCGCCTCCTACCAGTACGAGCTGTACCGGGCACTGCAGGACTCCGGCGACGAGGCCCTGGCCGCCCTGGCCGCCAAGGCGTTCAAGGAGGTCAGCTACCACCGCGAGCACGCCCGCACCTGGGTGGTCCGCCTCGGGGACGGCACGCAGGAGTCGCACCGGCGCATGCAGGCCGGGCTGGAGGCGGTCTGGCCCGGGGTTCCCGAGTTGTTCGAGCCGGACGAGGTGACCCTGGCCCTGCCCAGCGTGGCGGTGGACCCGGCAACGCTCGAGCCGGACTGGGGCCGTTTCGTGGACGACGTGCTGGCCCAGGCGACGCTGACCCGGCCCACGCCGCGGTGGCGCTCGCGGGGCGGGCGCTCGGGGCTGCACACCGAGCACCTGGGGCACCTGCTGGCCCCGATGCAGCACCTGCACCGCTCGCACCCGGGCGCCTCCTGGTGA